A section of the Sphaerobacter thermophilus DSM 20745 genome encodes:
- a CDS encoding S8 family peptidase, translated as MTRGIGKGPRAVAALLVLLLGAVFGSLPVSATSDAISQTPPSTDWIVALRPEARYQFQSLHTLVGDAVLKPLEYVPGTYVARFIGRTGAADGVARLLASSAVAYVEPDIRFTYQWEPNDPLLPNQDWVRTIGLPDAWSLTTGTPSVVVAVVDSGVHADHPDLAGKVLEGYNFLQSGSDVSDDVGHGTAVAAIIAARGNDAVGIAGAAMDVTILPVKVGDADGAPVSAIANGVRYAVDHGASVINLSLGAESESATLHQQIQYAYERNVPVVAAAGNDPNRPTFPATYQEPISVGAATHDGADVAPFSSRVSRVDLTAPGMSILSAHWQEGVGATWETVHGTSFAAPMVAGTVALMRAVNPGMSIEAIRAALTGTARQTYPAGTLGGGAGLLDAAAAVRQAYRPAFARTWEAADQPVAALATQRTWLWGPAAFAVGPEPYVETQHGHRLVAYFDKARMEVTDPHADASSPWYVTTGLLATEMITGALQLGHNSFEQRSPANIPVAGDPDDPSGPRYATFAGLVDVPALDEGTVITQTLDQDGRVGSDERLAAYGVTAVDYIPETGHRIASVFAEYLSSSGLVLRDGQYQTGPLFDPAFYASGYPITEAYWARVKLAGEMRDVLVQCFERRCLTYAPDNPEGWKVEMGNVGRHYYQWRTGQYPPEGAAPENPVPLARGPQW; from the coding sequence GTGACCAGAGGGATAGGGAAGGGACCGCGGGCTGTCGCCGCGCTCCTGGTGCTGCTGCTTGGGGCCGTGTTCGGCTCACTCCCGGTCAGCGCCACAAGCGATGCGATCTCTCAGACACCGCCGTCCACCGACTGGATCGTCGCGCTCCGTCCGGAGGCGCGTTATCAGTTCCAGTCACTGCACACGTTGGTCGGCGATGCCGTTCTGAAGCCGCTGGAGTATGTGCCGGGGACGTACGTGGCGCGCTTCATCGGCCGGACCGGTGCGGCCGACGGAGTCGCCCGGCTGCTCGCCAGCTCGGCTGTGGCGTACGTGGAGCCGGACATCCGCTTCACCTACCAGTGGGAGCCGAACGACCCGCTCCTGCCGAATCAAGATTGGGTGCGAACCATCGGCTTGCCCGACGCCTGGTCGCTCACGACCGGTACTCCGTCCGTCGTCGTGGCGGTCGTCGACTCGGGCGTCCATGCCGACCACCCCGACCTCGCGGGAAAGGTGCTGGAGGGCTACAACTTCCTGCAGAGCGGGTCGGACGTGTCCGACGACGTGGGGCACGGCACCGCCGTCGCCGCGATCATCGCGGCGCGGGGCAACGACGCCGTCGGTATCGCCGGAGCGGCGATGGATGTGACCATCCTCCCGGTCAAGGTGGGTGACGCGGACGGCGCGCCGGTGAGCGCCATCGCCAACGGCGTCCGCTACGCGGTCGACCACGGCGCCAGTGTCATCAACCTGAGCCTCGGCGCCGAGTCCGAGAGCGCCACGCTCCACCAGCAGATCCAGTACGCCTACGAGCGGAATGTTCCGGTCGTCGCGGCGGCCGGAAACGACCCGAACCGCCCCACCTTTCCTGCCACGTACCAGGAGCCGATCTCGGTCGGCGCTGCCACGCACGATGGTGCGGACGTGGCTCCCTTCTCCTCGCGTGTCAGCCGCGTCGATCTGACCGCGCCCGGCATGTCGATCCTCTCCGCTCACTGGCAGGAAGGTGTCGGCGCCACCTGGGAGACGGTGCACGGCACGTCGTTCGCCGCGCCGATGGTCGCGGGTACGGTCGCCTTGATGCGCGCGGTCAATCCCGGCATGTCGATCGAGGCGATCCGAGCGGCGTTGACCGGGACGGCGCGTCAGACCTACCCGGCGGGGACGCTCGGAGGCGGCGCCGGCCTGCTCGACGCGGCCGCTGCCGTGCGGCAGGCGTACCGGCCCGCTTTTGCCCGCACCTGGGAGGCGGCGGACCAGCCGGTGGCGGCGCTTGCGACCCAGCGCACCTGGCTGTGGGGTCCGGCGGCCTTCGCGGTCGGTCCGGAGCCGTACGTTGAGACGCAGCACGGTCACCGGCTCGTGGCCTACTTCGACAAGGCGCGCATGGAGGTGACCGATCCCCACGCCGACGCCAGCAGCCCCTGGTATGTGACCACCGGTCTACTCGCCACCGAGATGATCACCGGGGCGCTCCAGCTCGGCCACAACAGCTTCGAGCAGCGATCACCGGCCAACATCCCGGTCGCGGGTGACCCGGATGATCCGTCCGGCCCGCGCTATGCCACGTTCGCCGGGCTGGTCGACGTCCCCGCATTGGACGAGGGAACGGTCATCACCCAGACGCTGGACCAGGATGGGCGCGTCGGGTCCGACGAGCGCCTCGCGGCCTACGGTGTTACCGCGGTCGACTACATCCCGGAGACCGGGCACCGGATCGCCAGCGTCTTTGCCGAATACCTGAGCAGCAGCGGGCTCGTGCTGCGGGACGGCCAGTATCAAACCGGACCACTCTTTGATCCCGCCTTCTATGCCAGCGGTTACCCGATCACCGAGGCCTATTGGGCGCGGGTGAAGCTGGCAGGGGAAATGCGCGATGTGCTGGTGCAGTGCTTCGAGCGGCGCTGCCTGACCTACGCGCCGGACAATCCCGAGGGCTGGAAGGTCGAGATGGGCAACGTCGGGCGCCACTACTACCAGTGGCGCACCGGCCAGTACCCGCCGGAAGGGGCGGCGCCGGAGAACCCGGTTCCGCTTGCCCGCGGGCCGCAGTGGTGA
- the upp gene encoding uracil phosphoribosyltransferase, whose protein sequence is MDGTHAPAPMRGRSQPARAEIAQHPRLTVLEHPLLATQVTLLRDIRTPAPEFTRAIEEVTRFLLWAALADTATAPMPVPGHSGTPVPGHRLAERVAALAILRAGLGMLEPIRNLLPSAPLYQIGVRRDEATLQPSVYYTNLPESYAEIDHLLLLDPMLATGGSLRAALEIVREGYHGRVSALGIIGAPLGVQTMLDADPEVRIFLAALDDHLNDRGFIIPGLGDAGDRIFGTL, encoded by the coding sequence ATGGACGGGACACACGCACCGGCACCAATGCGGGGACGCAGCCAGCCGGCTCGCGCAGAGATCGCGCAGCACCCGCGACTGACGGTCCTCGAGCACCCGCTGCTCGCCACCCAGGTCACGCTGCTGCGCGACATCCGCACTCCGGCGCCTGAATTCACACGCGCAATCGAGGAGGTGACACGTTTCCTCCTCTGGGCCGCGCTCGCGGACACGGCCACGGCCCCGATGCCCGTGCCGGGGCACAGCGGCACGCCCGTCCCTGGTCACCGCCTCGCGGAGCGCGTCGCTGCGCTTGCAATCCTCCGCGCCGGGTTGGGCATGCTGGAGCCGATTCGGAACCTGCTCCCGTCCGCGCCGCTTTACCAGATCGGCGTCCGCCGAGACGAAGCCACGCTCCAGCCGTCCGTGTACTACACGAACCTGCCTGAATCCTACGCCGAGATCGACCACCTGCTGCTGCTCGACCCGATGCTGGCCACCGGCGGGTCACTCCGCGCCGCCCTCGAGATCGTCCGGGAGGGCTACCACGGTCGGGTGTCGGCGCTGGGCATCATCGGCGCCCCGCTCGGGGTTCAGACCATGCTCGACGCCGACCCTGAGGTGCGGATCTTCCTCGCCGCGCTCGACGACCACCTCAACGACCGCGGCTTCATCATCCCGGGCCTCGGCGACGCCGGCGACCGCATCTTTGGGACGTTGTAG
- a CDS encoding ABC transporter permease, which translates to MAERTDRHHWAPPLHADPDHRKQSHPARHNAARRFPGTRPRLFWFGCGLLAVSGILAMFGPWLAPYDPTLPVGPPLQPPGAGHPLGTNDIGQDVLSQLIAGARTSLVVALAVATISAALSWLVGLAAGLSRRLEAPLIGLADLLLALPSIPLYLLIVTLVGPSQTNLILTLGLLSWPAFARVVRSVVIRIRAEPYVEAARGLGGSSVHVARRHLLPATLDILPTKVILTVRFAIFAEATLAFLGLAQSGTVSWGSMLSWAFSDPLLFARPVWPWLVLPPAVAIATVILATTWVTTGLQHAPATHASGTPAETAGRHLARAAPLPAEGPQRGEPLAGRFS; encoded by the coding sequence ATGGCTGAGCGAACCGACCGCCACCACTGGGCACCGCCGCTGCACGCTGATCCAGATCACCGGAAGCAGAGTCACCCGGCGCGGCACAACGCCGCGCGGCGGTTCCCCGGCACCCGTCCCCGGCTCTTCTGGTTCGGATGCGGGCTGCTAGCCGTGAGCGGCATCCTCGCGATGTTCGGGCCGTGGCTCGCCCCGTACGATCCGACGTTGCCGGTCGGCCCGCCGCTGCAACCACCGGGAGCGGGCCACCCACTCGGCACCAACGACATCGGCCAGGACGTCCTGAGCCAGCTCATCGCCGGGGCGCGCACCTCGCTCGTCGTGGCCCTCGCCGTGGCCACGATCTCGGCCGCGCTTAGCTGGCTGGTCGGATTGGCAGCCGGGCTCTCCCGGCGGTTGGAGGCGCCCCTCATCGGGCTTGCCGACCTGTTGCTTGCCCTGCCGAGCATCCCGCTCTACTTGCTGATCGTCACCCTGGTCGGGCCGAGCCAGACCAACCTGATCCTCACCCTCGGTCTTCTCTCCTGGCCGGCCTTCGCCCGGGTGGTCCGCAGCGTCGTCATCCGCATCCGGGCCGAACCGTACGTCGAGGCAGCCCGCGGCCTTGGGGGCAGTAGCGTCCACGTCGCCCGGCGGCACCTCCTCCCGGCAACTCTCGACATCCTGCCGACCAAGGTGATCCTCACCGTGCGCTTCGCCATCTTCGCCGAGGCCACGCTTGCGTTCCTGGGGCTGGCGCAGAGCGGCACGGTGAGTTGGGGGTCGATGCTGAGCTGGGCCTTCAGCGACCCGCTGCTCTTCGCGCGGCCGGTCTGGCCCTGGCTCGTGCTCCCTCCGGCGGTGGCCATCGCCACGGTTATCCTCGCCACGACCTGGGTCACCACCGGCCTCCAGCACGCCCCGGCCACCCACGCGTCGGGCACGCCGGCCGAGACCGCAGGCCGCCACCTGGCGCGAGCCGCCCCGCTCCCGGCCGAAGGCCCTCAGCGGGGAGAACCCCTTGCGGGCCGGTTCAGCTAG
- a CDS encoding DUF362 domain-containing protein, whose product MRILRSGRVAGLTMALGATGATILAARRIIPAAETLLSDTGPTMPLPAPKTNAYVDESGRSLVAVTTAPDPAEGVRRAIEVLGGLERLNIAGRRVLIKPDAASGIPAPASTSPGALEAIIQLVQDHGAREVIVGEMAGPPWHDTTARVFRSGLLDVIENNGAHFVDFRYDRWVTVPLGDRARAIKAVSIPQSVYEADVIVGVPVLPPHRPESVAPSLALWSGIVHPRTQVAARAARDRGRAAAEMNLAFRPDLLVLDGGSAQRYTTHTGLFLASGDRIALDVCGAAVLATLDRGSPRRRAGLWEQEQIRAAIALGLGAPEPGQVKLVPDPKRADDPLLARWLDDIQRLTGVAAGRGGLSSDRRYRR is encoded by the coding sequence ATGCGCATCCTTCGCAGCGGCCGAGTCGCCGGCCTGACTATGGCGCTTGGGGCCACCGGGGCCACGATCCTGGCTGCGCGCCGGATCATCCCGGCGGCCGAGACGCTGCTTTCCGACACCGGGCCGACGATGCCGCTCCCGGCCCCCAAGACGAACGCCTACGTGGACGAGAGCGGCCGCAGCCTGGTTGCCGTCACCACGGCCCCGGACCCGGCGGAGGGCGTGAGGCGCGCCATCGAGGTGCTTGGCGGGCTGGAGCGACTGAACATCGCCGGGCGGAGGGTGCTCATCAAGCCGGACGCGGCATCCGGTATTCCCGCGCCCGCGTCCACCAGCCCTGGAGCGCTGGAGGCGATTATCCAACTCGTGCAGGACCACGGCGCGCGGGAGGTGATCGTGGGAGAGATGGCCGGTCCACCCTGGCACGACACGACGGCTCGGGTGTTCCGCAGCGGCCTGCTCGACGTGATCGAGAACAACGGGGCACACTTTGTCGACTTCCGCTACGACCGGTGGGTTACCGTGCCGCTGGGTGACCGCGCCCGGGCGATCAAGGCGGTCTCGATCCCCCAGTCGGTTTACGAAGCAGACGTGATCGTCGGCGTGCCGGTGCTCCCGCCCCACCGTCCGGAATCGGTCGCGCCCAGCCTTGCGCTCTGGTCGGGGATCGTCCACCCGCGAACCCAGGTGGCGGCCCGCGCCGCGCGCGACCGGGGCCGTGCCGCGGCGGAGATGAACCTCGCCTTCCGTCCGGACCTCCTGGTGCTGGACGGCGGCTCGGCACAGCGATATACGACGCATACGGGCCTGTTCCTGGCGAGCGGCGACCGGATCGCGCTGGACGTCTGCGGAGCCGCGGTGCTGGCCACGCTCGATCGCGGGTCCCCGCGGCGCAGGGCCGGACTCTGGGAGCAGGAGCAGATCCGGGCTGCGATCGCGCTCGGTCTGGGTGCGCCGGAGCCCGGGCAGGTGAAGCTCGTGCCAGACCCGAAACGGGCAGATGACCCATTGCTTGCACGGTGGTTGGATGATATCCAACGTCTGACCGGCGTCGCCGCCGGTAGAGGGGGACTATCGTCCGACCGGCGTTACCGCCGGTAG
- a CDS encoding O-methyltransferase: MGTPKYPEHAVADARAQAVLDRLRAADQAQRDAGLPQSRRTRNITAPTGSFLYATVRATGARRIFEMGSSNGYSTIWLALAARELGGWVVGSEILPERVEAANRNLAEAGLAEVAEVRAGDAAVLAADVDGPLDLVFIDAEKDDYGRLFLAVIDQVRPGGLVLTDNVVSHDCTAFQELVRSRDDVVTVTLPFERGIEFTVKR; the protein is encoded by the coding sequence ATGGGGACGCCGAAATACCCCGAGCATGCGGTGGCCGATGCGCGGGCGCAGGCCGTGCTGGACCGGTTGCGGGCAGCGGATCAGGCGCAGCGGGACGCGGGGCTGCCGCAGTCGCGGCGGACCCGCAACATCACGGCGCCGACCGGATCGTTCCTCTACGCCACTGTGCGCGCAACCGGCGCCCGTCGCATCTTCGAGATGGGCTCGTCGAACGGTTACTCGACCATCTGGCTCGCGCTGGCCGCGCGGGAGCTCGGTGGTTGGGTGGTTGGCAGCGAGATCCTGCCGGAGCGCGTCGAGGCGGCGAACCGCAACCTCGCCGAGGCCGGACTGGCGGAGGTGGCGGAGGTCCGCGCCGGGGACGCGGCGGTCCTCGCCGCCGACGTGGACGGGCCGCTCGACCTCGTGTTTATCGACGCCGAGAAGGACGACTACGGGCGCCTCTTCCTGGCGGTCATCGACCAGGTCCGCCCTGGCGGCCTGGTGCTGACCGACAACGTCGTCTCCCACGACTGCACGGCATTCCAGGAACTGGTCCGCAGCCGCGACGATGTGGTCACCGTGACCTTGCCCTTCGAGCGCGGCATCGAGTTCACCGTCAAGCGGTAA